From a region of the Nocardioides ginsengisegetis genome:
- a CDS encoding pirin family protein: MSNLEDDPDELSCASGSPHGVQILTPREVPLGGPRAMHVRRTLPQRDRSLIGAWCFVDHYGPDDVTDRAGMSVAPHPHTGLQTVSWLFAGEIEHRDSAGNHALVRPGEVNLMTAGRGISHSEVSTPDTTELHGAQLWVALPDGDRDTEPGFAHHAPEPVSGDRWEARVFLGSLLGDTSPVPTYTPLLGAEILLEPGGSVDLEVDEAFEHGVLVDTGVVEVAGVEVKQHDLAYVPPGRTRLTLAAREQPARVLLLGGPPFGESIVMWWNFVGRTHEEIAGFRQEWQDQLTRDGRVVPDSQEMADGRFGIVVGDHLPPIPAPELPNARLKERR; encoded by the coding sequence GTGAGCAACCTCGAGGACGACCCGGACGAGCTCAGCTGCGCGAGCGGCTCTCCCCATGGCGTCCAGATACTGACGCCGCGCGAGGTGCCGCTGGGCGGTCCCCGTGCCATGCACGTACGCCGGACCCTGCCCCAGCGCGACCGCTCCCTGATCGGCGCGTGGTGCTTCGTGGACCACTACGGTCCCGACGACGTGACCGACCGCGCGGGGATGAGCGTCGCGCCGCACCCGCACACCGGGCTGCAGACCGTGAGCTGGCTGTTCGCCGGCGAGATCGAGCACCGCGACAGCGCCGGCAACCACGCGCTGGTCCGTCCCGGCGAGGTCAACCTGATGACCGCCGGGCGTGGGATCAGCCACTCGGAGGTGTCGACCCCGGACACGACCGAGCTGCACGGCGCCCAGCTGTGGGTGGCCCTCCCCGACGGTGACCGGGACACCGAGCCCGGCTTCGCCCACCACGCACCGGAGCCCGTGTCGGGGGACCGGTGGGAGGCGCGGGTGTTCCTCGGCTCGCTGCTGGGCGACACGTCGCCGGTGCCGACCTACACGCCGTTGCTGGGTGCGGAGATCCTGCTGGAGCCGGGCGGGAGCGTCGACCTCGAGGTCGACGAGGCCTTCGAGCACGGCGTGCTGGTCGACACCGGCGTCGTCGAGGTGGCCGGCGTCGAGGTCAAGCAGCACGACCTGGCCTACGTGCCGCCGGGGCGCACCCGCCTCACCCTCGCCGCCCGCGAGCAGCCCGCCCGGGTCCTGCTCCTCGGCGGGCCACCGTTCGGCGAGTCCATCGTGATGTGGTGGAACTTCGTGGGCCGCACCCACGAGGAGATCGCGGGCTTCCGGCAGGAGTGGCAGGACCAGCTCACCCGCGACGGCCGCGTGGTCCCGGACTCCCAGGAGATGGCCGACGGCCGGTTCGGGATCGTGGTGGGCGACCACCTGCCCCCGATCCCCGCGCCCGAGCTCCCGAACGCGCGGCTGAAGGAACGTCGCTGA
- a CDS encoding TIGR03086 family metal-binding protein → MTFAKTVQLPVDIDEAFALVTQPERLRRWQTVSAVVDLRVGGDYRWTVTPGHIATGTYRELEPGKRVVFGWGWDGSADLPGDSSTVTITLEPSEGGTSVTLVHEGLTAEQEVGHAEGWNHFLGRLEQAAATGDAGADEWAAAPANLDQLVAAEATLAVLQPVLRNLTNEDRTKATPCSEYDCHALAEHLFGSLTGLGRMVGAEVVNPDEGSLENRVAVMAEQAISAWRARGLEGVVPGPGGNDFPAALAVNILSLEFLLHAWDFAQATGQKLAVSDELATYVLGLAEQVVPGARAGGAFADEVDAAADASPMERLVAYTGRRPLAAA, encoded by the coding sequence ATGACGTTCGCCAAGACCGTCCAGCTGCCCGTCGACATCGACGAGGCCTTCGCCCTGGTCACCCAGCCCGAGCGCCTGCGCCGCTGGCAGACCGTGTCGGCCGTCGTCGACCTCCGGGTCGGCGGCGACTACCGCTGGACCGTGACCCCCGGCCACATCGCGACCGGCACCTACCGCGAGCTCGAGCCCGGCAAGCGGGTCGTGTTCGGCTGGGGCTGGGACGGCAGCGCCGACCTCCCCGGCGACTCCTCGACCGTGACGATCACCCTCGAGCCGAGCGAGGGCGGCACGTCGGTGACGCTGGTCCACGAGGGCCTCACCGCCGAGCAGGAGGTGGGCCACGCCGAGGGCTGGAACCACTTCCTCGGCCGCCTCGAGCAGGCCGCCGCCACCGGCGACGCCGGTGCCGACGAGTGGGCCGCCGCCCCCGCGAACCTCGACCAGCTCGTCGCCGCCGAGGCCACGCTGGCCGTGCTCCAGCCGGTGCTGCGCAACCTCACCAACGAGGACCGCACCAAGGCCACGCCGTGCTCCGAGTACGACTGCCATGCGCTGGCCGAGCACCTCTTCGGCTCGCTCACCGGCCTCGGCCGGATGGTCGGCGCCGAGGTCGTGAACCCCGACGAGGGCTCGCTGGAGAACCGGGTCGCGGTGATGGCGGAGCAGGCGATCAGCGCGTGGCGCGCCCGCGGCCTCGAGGGCGTCGTACCCGGCCCGGGCGGCAACGACTTCCCGGCCGCCCTGGCCGTGAACATCCTGTCGCTGGAGTTCCTGCTGCACGCGTGGGACTTCGCCCAGGCGACCGGCCAGAAGCTGGCCGTCTCGGACGAGCTGGCGACCTATGTCCTCGGCCTCGCCGAGCAGGTCGTCCCGGGCGCCCGGGCCGGCGGCGCCTTCGCCGACGAGGTCGACGCCGCCGCGGACGCCTCCCCCATGGAGCGCCTCGTGGCCTACACCGGCCGCCGCCCGCTCGCCGCAGCCTGA
- a CDS encoding DNA-3-methyladenine glycosylase I produces the protein MSSGPVTGEDGIARCPWGATPGVMQDYHDTEWGMPVSGDTAIFERLTLEAFQSGLSWSTILNKRDNFRAAFDGFDPEIVAAYGADKVAALMADAGIVRNRLKVDATIVNARALLALDGSLEELVRAFAPAVQPAPRTTGELPGRSPESLALSKALKKQGFTFVGPTTMYALMEAIGIVDTHLVGCHRRGAGTMAG, from the coding sequence ATGAGCAGCGGACCCGTGACGGGCGAGGACGGCATCGCCCGCTGTCCCTGGGGCGCGACGCCCGGGGTCATGCAGGACTACCACGACACCGAGTGGGGGATGCCCGTCAGCGGCGACACCGCGATCTTCGAGCGGCTGACCCTCGAGGCGTTCCAGTCGGGGCTCTCGTGGTCCACGATCCTCAACAAGCGCGACAACTTCCGGGCCGCCTTCGACGGGTTCGACCCCGAGATCGTGGCGGCCTACGGCGCCGACAAGGTCGCCGCGCTGATGGCCGACGCCGGCATCGTGCGCAACCGGCTCAAGGTGGACGCGACCATCGTCAACGCCCGGGCCCTCCTGGCGCTGGACGGCTCCCTGGAGGAGCTCGTCCGCGCGTTCGCGCCCGCGGTGCAGCCCGCCCCACGCACCACCGGCGAGCTGCCGGGCAGGTCGCCGGAGTCCCTGGCCCTGTCGAAGGCCCTCAAGAAGCAGGGCTTCACGTTCGTCGGCCCGACGACGATGTACGCGCTCATGGAGGCCATCGGCATCGTCGACACCCACCTGGTGGGCTGCCACCGCCGGGGAGCGGGGACAATGGCGGGGTGA
- a CDS encoding homogentisate 1,2-dioxygenase, whose product MAHYRQVGEVPPKRHTQFRDPEGRLYYEELMGEEGFSSDSSLLYHRGVPSAIVGADVWELPDQTRTPNHPLKPRHLTLHTLETEPDAVTGRRLVLANNDVRIAYVVTGTDASPLYRNAIGDECVYVETGSGTVETVFGTLAYRQGDYVMVPRATTHRWVPAEPSRLYAVEANSHIAPPKRYLSRYGQLLEHAPYCERDLHGPVGPLLAEDPDATDVEVLVKHRTAAGIVGTRMTYATHPFDVVGWDGCLYPYTFNIDDYMPITGKIHQPPPVHQVFEGHNFVICNFLPRKVDYHPLAVPVPYYHSNVDSDEVMFYVGGDYEARKGSGINIGSISLHPGGHAHGPQPAAIEASLGAEYFDESAVMVDTFAPLDLGEAGVAAEDPAYAWTWAGRGPEGGDNPAVFSNS is encoded by the coding sequence ATGGCGCACTACCGGCAGGTCGGCGAGGTCCCCCCCAAGCGGCACACACAGTTCCGCGACCCCGAGGGACGGCTCTACTACGAGGAGCTGATGGGGGAGGAGGGCTTCTCCTCCGACTCCTCGCTGCTCTACCACCGGGGCGTGCCGTCGGCGATCGTCGGCGCGGACGTGTGGGAGCTGCCCGACCAGACCCGCACCCCCAACCATCCCCTCAAGCCGCGCCACCTCACGTTGCACACCCTCGAGACCGAGCCCGACGCGGTGACCGGTCGGCGGCTGGTGCTCGCCAACAACGACGTCCGGATCGCCTACGTCGTGACGGGCACCGACGCCTCCCCGCTCTACCGCAACGCGATCGGCGACGAGTGCGTGTACGTCGAGACCGGCAGCGGCACCGTCGAGACGGTGTTCGGCACGCTGGCCTACCGCCAGGGCGACTACGTCATGGTGCCGCGCGCGACCACCCACCGCTGGGTCCCGGCCGAGCCGAGCAGGCTCTATGCCGTGGAGGCCAACAGCCACATCGCCCCGCCCAAGCGCTACCTCTCCCGCTACGGACAGCTGCTCGAGCACGCGCCCTACTGCGAGCGCGACCTGCACGGGCCCGTGGGGCCGCTGCTCGCCGAGGATCCCGACGCCACCGACGTCGAGGTGCTGGTCAAGCACCGCACCGCGGCGGGCATCGTCGGCACCCGGATGACCTACGCGACCCATCCCTTCGACGTGGTCGGCTGGGACGGCTGCCTCTACCCCTACACGTTCAACATCGACGACTACATGCCGATCACGGGCAAGATCCACCAGCCGCCGCCGGTCCACCAGGTCTTCGAGGGCCACAACTTCGTGATCTGCAACTTCCTGCCCCGCAAGGTCGACTACCACCCGCTGGCGGTGCCGGTGCCCTACTACCACTCCAACGTCGACAGCGACGAGGTCATGTTCTACGTCGGCGGCGACTACGAGGCGCGCAAGGGCTCGGGCATCAACATCGGCTCGATCTCGCTGCACCCGGGCGGCCACGCCCACGGTCCGCAGCCCGCCGCGATCGAGGCGTCGCTGGGCGCCGAGTACTTCGACGAGTCGGCCGTCATGGTCGACACCTTCGCCCCGCTCGACCTCGGTGAGGCCGGCGTCGCGGCCGAGGACCCGGCGTACGCCTGGACGTGGGCGGGCCGTGGCCCGGAGGGTGGCGACAACCCGGCGGTGTTCAGCAACAGCTGA
- the edd gene encoding phosphogluconate dehydratase gives MSQLHPTLAEVTTRIVERSAPTRTAYLDRIRQAADRGPARGRLACANLAHGFAASDAPAKQALRGRTKPNVAIVSAYNDMLSAHQPFEAFPAVLKKSVIRAGGIAQFAGGVPAMCDGITQGRDGMQLSLYSRDVIAMSTAIALSHDMFDGALMLGVCDKIVPGLLIGALSFGHLPTVFVPAGPMTSGLPNGEKARIRQLYAEGKVGRDELLEAEAASYHSAGTCTFYGTANSNQLIMEVLGLHLPGSSFVNPGTPLREALTRAAGERVTAITPQGGESTPIGEIVDEKAIVNACVALLASGGSTNHTMHLVAIARAAGIVLTWDDLSDLSAVVPSLCRIYPNGQADVNHFQAAGGIGFLVHTLLRAGLLHEDVRTIAGHGLWRYTTEPRLRGSELTWEEGPKASLDLDVLRPADDPFAPDGGLRMLSGPLGRAVIKTSAVKPEHRSVTAPAVVFDHQDDFLAAFGDGALDGRDFVAVIRYQGPAANGMPELHKLTPALGVLQDRGQHVALVTDGRMSGASGKVPAAIHVTPEAALGGALARIHDGDLVTVDAETGLLDVHVERAELAAREATGGAPQGADWAGTGRELFAAFRATVGTADTGASVFPGVAVPQQEVPLVQHA, from the coding sequence ATGAGCCAGCTCCACCCCACCCTCGCCGAGGTGACCACCCGGATCGTCGAGCGCAGCGCGCCGACCCGGACCGCCTACCTCGACCGGATCCGGCAGGCCGCGGACCGCGGTCCCGCCCGCGGCCGTCTGGCCTGCGCCAACCTCGCGCACGGCTTCGCAGCCTCCGACGCCCCGGCGAAGCAGGCGCTGCGCGGCCGCACCAAGCCCAACGTCGCGATCGTGTCCGCCTACAACGACATGCTCTCGGCGCACCAGCCGTTCGAGGCCTTCCCCGCGGTGCTGAAGAAGTCGGTGATCCGCGCCGGCGGCATCGCGCAGTTCGCCGGCGGCGTGCCCGCCATGTGCGACGGCATCACCCAGGGCCGCGACGGCATGCAGCTCTCGCTCTACAGCCGCGACGTGATCGCGATGTCGACGGCGATCGCCCTCAGCCACGACATGTTCGACGGCGCCCTGATGCTCGGCGTCTGCGACAAGATCGTGCCCGGGCTGCTGATCGGCGCCCTGTCCTTCGGCCACCTGCCCACCGTCTTCGTCCCGGCGGGACCGATGACCTCCGGCCTGCCCAACGGCGAGAAGGCCCGGATCCGCCAGCTGTACGCCGAGGGCAAGGTCGGCCGCGACGAGCTGCTCGAGGCCGAGGCGGCGTCGTACCACTCGGCCGGCACGTGCACGTTCTACGGCACGGCCAACTCCAACCAGCTGATCATGGAGGTGCTGGGGCTGCACCTGCCCGGCTCCTCGTTCGTGAACCCCGGCACCCCACTGCGCGAGGCGCTGACGAGGGCGGCCGGTGAGCGCGTCACCGCGATCACGCCGCAGGGCGGCGAGTCGACGCCGATCGGCGAGATCGTCGACGAGAAGGCGATCGTCAACGCCTGCGTGGCGCTGCTCGCGAGCGGTGGCTCGACCAACCACACGATGCACCTGGTCGCGATCGCCCGCGCCGCCGGCATCGTGCTGACCTGGGACGACCTGTCCGACCTGTCGGCCGTGGTCCCGTCGCTGTGCCGGATCTACCCCAACGGCCAGGCCGACGTGAACCACTTCCAGGCGGCGGGCGGGATCGGCTTCCTGGTGCACACGCTCCTGCGCGCCGGGCTCCTGCACGAGGACGTCCGGACCATCGCCGGGCACGGCCTCTGGCGATACACGACCGAGCCGCGGCTGCGCGGCAGCGAGCTCACGTGGGAGGAGGGGCCCAAGGCGTCCCTCGACCTCGACGTGCTGCGCCCCGCCGACGACCCGTTCGCCCCCGACGGCGGGCTGCGGATGCTGTCCGGTCCGCTGGGCCGGGCGGTCATCAAGACCTCGGCGGTCAAGCCGGAGCACCGCTCGGTCACCGCCCCGGCCGTGGTCTTCGACCACCAGGACGACTTCCTGGCCGCCTTCGGCGACGGAGCGCTCGACGGCCGCGACTTCGTGGCCGTGATCCGCTACCAGGGCCCGGCCGCCAACGGCATGCCCGAGCTGCACAAGCTGACCCCGGCCCTCGGCGTACTCCAGGACCGCGGGCAGCACGTCGCCCTGGTGACCGACGGCCGGATGTCCGGCGCCTCGGGCAAGGTTCCGGCCGCCATCCACGTCACACCCGAGGCCGCCCTCGGCGGCGCGCTCGCCCGCATCCACGACGGCGACCTGGTCACGGTCGACGCCGAGACCGGTCTGCTCGACGTCCACGTGGAGCGGGCCGAGCTCGCCGCGCGGGAGGCGACGGGTGGCGCTCCGCAGGGAGCCGACTGGGCCGGCACCGGTCGCGAGCTCTTCGCGGCGTTCCGGGCCACGGTCGGCACCGCCGACACCGGCGCCAGCGTCTTCCCCGGCGTGGCCGTGCCGCAGCAGGAGGTGCCCCTTGTCCAGCACGCCTGA
- a CDS encoding FdhF/YdeP family oxidoreductase, whose amino-acid sequence MSRKPPSQDIDESELEVEGSAHAAAGVTAVAVSMKRALEQMGPVRTAQTLLKLNQVDGFDCQGCAWPDPDPEHRHTAEFCENGAKAVTEEATLRRVDADFFREHSLEELAGKTDYWLGQQGRITEPMVKRVNATHYEPITWDGAFELIGRHLNGLTSPDEAVFYTSGKTSNEAAFAYQLFARAFGTNNLPDCSNMCHESTSVGLAEVIGIGKASVTLEDVHNAELIIIAGQNPGTNHPRMLTALEIAKKNGAKIIAVNPLKEAGLVRFKNPQKAKGVVGHGTEMADLHLPVRINGDLALFQALSALLLEGGHLDRDFIDQHTYGFEAWADHLRALDWDLVLRSTGLTRAVIEEAARMLAASSKTVICWAMGITQHRNGVATVKEISNLAFLQGNIGKPGAGLFPVRGHSNVQGDRTMGIWERPPGHFLDSLRDEFGFEPPREHGFDAVAAVKAFRDGRAKVFFGMGGNFVSAMSDTAVTEDALRQADLTVHVSTKPNRSHVVTGREALILPALGRSEKDLTGGRSQRVTVEDSVCSVHASQGPLKPASKQLKSEVDIICSMALATLGDRHDLPWRSFRDDYTEIRRRIARVVPGCAGYDEKVDQPGGFVLPHPPRDSRTFPTEKDRAIFTVSPTEVLHVPEGRLLLQTMRSHDQFNTTIYGLDDRYRGIKNGRRVVFVNPDDIVALGLEDGQMVDIVSEWQDGTERMAPKFRVVSYDTPRGCTGAYYPEANALVPLDSKAEGSNQPAFKSVVVRLEPHAAELPAVGRAEVEEPEASEEGRGDEEKRHVEPDHLS is encoded by the coding sequence ATGAGCCGAAAGCCGCCGAGCCAGGACATCGACGAGTCTGAGCTGGAGGTCGAGGGCTCGGCCCATGCGGCCGCGGGGGTGACCGCGGTCGCGGTCAGCATGAAGAGGGCACTCGAGCAGATGGGCCCCGTCCGCACGGCGCAGACACTGCTGAAGCTCAACCAGGTCGACGGGTTCGACTGCCAGGGCTGCGCCTGGCCCGATCCCGACCCGGAGCACCGGCACACCGCGGAGTTCTGCGAGAACGGCGCCAAGGCGGTCACCGAGGAGGCCACCCTGAGGCGGGTGGACGCGGACTTCTTCCGGGAGCACTCGCTGGAGGAGCTCGCAGGCAAGACCGACTACTGGCTGGGCCAGCAGGGTCGGATCACCGAGCCGATGGTCAAGCGCGTCAACGCCACTCACTACGAGCCCATTACGTGGGACGGCGCCTTCGAGCTGATCGGGCGGCACCTCAACGGCCTGACGAGCCCGGACGAGGCGGTGTTCTACACCTCCGGCAAGACCTCCAACGAGGCCGCCTTCGCCTACCAGCTGTTCGCCCGCGCGTTCGGAACCAACAACCTGCCGGACTGCTCCAACATGTGCCACGAATCGACGTCGGTGGGTCTCGCCGAGGTGATCGGGATCGGCAAGGCGTCCGTGACCCTGGAGGACGTCCACAACGCCGAGCTGATCATCATCGCCGGGCAGAACCCCGGCACCAACCACCCACGGATGCTGACCGCCCTGGAGATCGCAAAGAAGAACGGCGCGAAGATCATCGCCGTGAACCCGCTCAAGGAGGCGGGGCTGGTCCGCTTCAAGAACCCGCAGAAAGCCAAGGGCGTCGTCGGGCACGGCACCGAGATGGCCGACCTGCACCTGCCCGTCCGGATCAACGGAGACCTGGCACTCTTCCAGGCCCTCTCGGCGCTGCTGCTGGAGGGTGGCCACCTCGACCGGGACTTCATCGACCAGCACACCTACGGCTTCGAGGCCTGGGCCGACCACCTGCGCGCCCTGGACTGGGACCTGGTCCTGCGCTCCACCGGCCTGACCCGTGCCGTGATCGAGGAGGCCGCCCGCATGCTGGCCGCCTCCAGCAAGACAGTGATCTGCTGGGCGATGGGGATCACCCAGCACCGCAACGGCGTCGCGACCGTCAAGGAGATCTCCAACCTCGCCTTCCTGCAGGGCAACATCGGCAAGCCCGGTGCCGGCCTGTTCCCGGTGCGCGGCCACTCCAACGTCCAGGGCGACCGCACGATGGGGATCTGGGAACGGCCGCCCGGCCACTTCCTCGACTCGCTGCGCGACGAGTTCGGCTTCGAGCCGCCGCGCGAGCACGGCTTCGACGCCGTGGCCGCCGTCAAGGCGTTCCGCGACGGGAGGGCGAAGGTCTTCTTCGGCATGGGGGGCAACTTCGTCTCGGCCATGTCCGACACCGCCGTCACCGAGGACGCCCTGCGTCAGGCCGACCTCACCGTGCACGTCTCCACGAAGCCCAACCGCTCCCACGTCGTCACTGGGCGCGAGGCGTTGATCCTGCCGGCCCTGGGCCGAAGCGAGAAGGACCTCACCGGCGGTCGGTCGCAACGGGTCACGGTCGAGGACTCGGTGTGCTCGGTGCACGCCTCGCAGGGACCGCTGAAGCCGGCGTCGAAGCAGCTCAAGTCCGAGGTGGACATCATCTGCTCGATGGCGCTGGCCACCCTCGGGGACCGCCATGACCTGCCGTGGCGGTCGTTCCGCGACGACTACACCGAGATCCGGCGCCGGATCGCTCGCGTCGTGCCCGGCTGTGCGGGGTACGACGAGAAGGTCGACCAGCCTGGTGGGTTCGTGCTTCCGCACCCCCCGCGAGACAGCCGCACGTTCCCCACGGAGAAGGACAGGGCGATCTTCACGGTCAGCCCGACCGAGGTGCTGCACGTGCCCGAGGGCCGACTGCTGCTGCAGACGATGCGCTCGCACGACCAGTTCAACACCACGATCTACGGCCTTGACGACCGCTATCGCGGCATCAAGAACGGCCGCCGGGTGGTCTTCGTCAATCCCGACGACATCGTGGCGCTGGGTCTGGAGGACGGCCAGATGGTCGACATCGTCAGCGAGTGGCAGGACGGCACCGAGCGCATGGCGCCGAAGTTCCGGGTGGTCTCCTACGACACCCCGCGCGGCTGCACCGGCGCCTACTACCCCGAGGCGAACGCGTTGGTGCCCCTCGACTCCAAGGCCGAGGGCAGCAACCAGCCGGCGTTCAAGTCCGTGGTCGTGCGGCTCGAGCCGCACGCCGCCGAGCTGCCGGCCGTGGGGCGCGCCGAGGTGGAGGAGCCGGAGGCGTCCGAGGAGGGTCGTGGCGATGAGGAGAAGCGCCATGTCGAGCCGGACCACCTGAGCTGA
- the eda gene encoding bifunctional 4-hydroxy-2-oxoglutarate aldolase/2-dehydro-3-deoxy-phosphogluconate aldolase yields the protein MSSTPENTVRSLLDVVPVVPVVVVDRLADAVPIARALVAGGLPVIELTLRTPVALEAIRAIADEVPEILVGAGTIVTPGQAKEALDAGAQFLVSPGTTPALLGAMLETGLPFLPGTATVSEVLGALEAGLTELKFFPAEASGGAAFLKSIASPVPAARFCPTGGITAATAPSYLALPNVGCVGGSWLTPADAVAAEDWARIERLAAEAAALA from the coding sequence TTGTCCAGCACGCCTGAGAACACTGTGCGCTCGCTGCTCGACGTCGTGCCGGTGGTGCCGGTCGTCGTCGTGGACCGGCTCGCCGACGCCGTCCCGATCGCTCGCGCCCTCGTCGCGGGCGGGCTGCCCGTCATCGAGCTGACCCTGCGGACCCCCGTCGCCCTGGAGGCGATCCGTGCGATCGCCGACGAGGTGCCGGAGATCCTGGTCGGCGCGGGCACGATCGTCACGCCGGGCCAGGCCAAGGAGGCGCTCGACGCGGGCGCACAGTTCCTCGTCTCGCCCGGGACGACCCCGGCCCTGCTGGGCGCGATGCTCGAGACGGGGCTGCCGTTCCTGCCCGGCACGGCCACCGTCTCGGAGGTGCTCGGCGCGCTCGAGGCGGGCCTCACGGAGCTGAAGTTCTTCCCCGCGGAGGCATCGGGGGGTGCGGCGTTCCTGAAGTCGATCGCGTCGCCGGTGCCGGCCGCCCGCTTCTGCCCGACCGGCGGGATCACGGCCGCGACGGCACCGTCGTACCTCGCGCTGCCCAACGTGGGCTGCGTCGGCGGCTCCTGGCTGACCCCGGCGGACGCCGTGGCCGCCGAGGACTGGGCGCGGATCGAGCGGCTCGCAGCGGAAGCCGCCGCCCTCGCCTGA
- a CDS encoding flavodoxin family protein, with translation MTDEHDFSGLKATYLNCTLKKSPELSHTEGLVDASAAIMFKQGVTVEVIRPVDHDIATGVYPDMREHGWATDAWPDIYPQILDSDILVVAGPIWLGDNSSITKKVIERLYALSGMLNDKGQYLFYGRVAGCLITGNEDGIKHCAQNVLYSLQHIGYTIPPNADAGWIGEAGPGPSYLDPGSGGPENDFTNRNTTFMTWNLMHLAKMLKDAGGVPGYGNQRSEWNAGTRFGWENPEYRS, from the coding sequence ATGACCGACGAGCACGACTTCAGCGGCCTCAAGGCCACCTACCTCAACTGCACCCTGAAGAAGAGCCCCGAGCTCAGCCACACCGAGGGCCTGGTCGACGCCAGCGCCGCCATCATGTTCAAGCAGGGCGTCACGGTGGAGGTGATCCGGCCGGTCGACCACGACATCGCGACCGGCGTCTATCCCGACATGCGTGAGCACGGCTGGGCGACGGACGCCTGGCCCGACATCTATCCGCAGATCCTCGACAGCGACATCCTGGTGGTCGCGGGCCCGATCTGGCTGGGGGACAACTCGAGCATCACCAAGAAGGTGATCGAGCGGCTCTACGCGCTGAGCGGGATGCTCAACGACAAGGGCCAGTACCTCTTCTACGGGCGCGTCGCCGGCTGCCTCATCACCGGCAACGAGGACGGCATCAAGCACTGCGCCCAGAACGTCCTCTACAGCCTCCAGCACATCGGCTACACGATCCCGCCGAACGCCGACGCCGGCTGGATCGGCGAGGCCGGCCCGGGACCGTCGTACCTCGACCCCGGCAGCGGCGGGCCCGAGAACGACTTCACCAACCGCAACACAACCTTCATGACGTGGAACCTCATGCACCTGGCCAAGATGCTCAAGGACGCCGGCGGCGTGCCGGGCTACGGGAACCAGCGCTCCGAGTGGAACGCCGGCACCCGCTTCGGCTGGGAGAACCCGGAGTACCGCAGCTGA
- a CDS encoding TfoX/Sxy family protein, translated as MKMPRHTDEDKARFRDLVPEGPGVEVKPMFGSLGAFVNGNMFAGLFSPNIGVKLDPESLEELRGIEGSGPFGPAERPMGGYLSLPTSFTDEQASAWVERAREHVATLPPKVKKPKPAKKA; from the coding sequence ATGAAGATGCCCAGGCACACCGACGAGGACAAGGCACGCTTCCGTGACCTCGTGCCCGAGGGCCCGGGCGTCGAGGTGAAGCCCATGTTCGGCAGCCTCGGCGCGTTCGTCAACGGCAACATGTTCGCCGGGCTGTTCAGCCCGAACATCGGCGTGAAGCTCGACCCCGAGTCGCTCGAGGAACTCCGCGGCATCGAGGGCAGCGGGCCCTTCGGCCCCGCGGAGCGCCCGATGGGCGGCTACCTCTCGCTGCCCACCTCGTTCACCGACGAGCAGGCGAGCGCATGGGTCGAACGTGCGCGTGAGCACGTCGCGACGCTCCCGCCCAAGGTGAAGAAGCCCAAGCCCGCCAAGAAGGCCTGA
- a CDS encoding metalloregulator ArsR/SmtB family transcription factor has translation MTDALSAAAEPTRRRILQILASHPLTVSEIAAEFTVTRSAISQHLLLLAEVGLVDAEKVGRQRIYRVRPSGLRQLQAEIDRFWTDELDLLVADAHAVHPNPQRNER, from the coding sequence GTGACCGACGCCCTCTCCGCAGCCGCCGAGCCGACCCGGCGACGCATCCTGCAGATCCTGGCGTCGCACCCGCTCACCGTGAGCGAGATCGCCGCAGAGTTCACCGTCACCCGGTCGGCCATCAGCCAGCACCTGCTGCTGCTGGCCGAGGTGGGGCTGGTGGACGCGGAGAAGGTCGGGCGGCAGCGGATCTACCGCGTCCGCCCGTCCGGACTGCGTCAGCTCCAGGCCGAGATCGACCGCTTCTGGACCGACGAGCTCGACCTGCTCGTCGCCGACGCCCACGCCGTGCACCCCAACCCGCAAAGGAACGAACGATGA